CTCAGTTACATCATCAATGAAGTAGCGGCAGAAGTGATGGGCTATGATGATCCCATTGGTAAAAAACTAAGTATTTGGGGTGTTCCGGGTCACATTGTAGGAGTCGTCAAAAACTTCCACATGCGTGACCTCCATACGCCAATCGCTCCTATGATCATGTGGTATCGACCTTCCAATATCAATGTGGCCCTCATACGAGTAAGCGACAAACCTGGCGAAACCCTGGCTGCGGTTCAGGAAATCACCCGTACCATGGACCCCAATGAGGAATTCGAATACGAATGGATGGATGAGTCCTATGCGCAAAGCTACGAAAGCGACTTCATCGTGAGTAAACTCACCAATATCTTTTCTTCTATCTCCATCTTTATCTCTTGTCTGGGCTTGTTAGGCTTGGTTTCCTACTCTACCGAGCAACGATCGAAAGAGATCGGGATCCGGAAAGTTCATGGGGCTGGTATCGTGCCTTTGGTATTGATGCTTTCCAAAGATTATTCCAGGCTGATCATCCTTTCGTTCCTCATAGCCACCCCGATTGCTTATTACTATTGTCAGGATTGGCTCCAAAGCTTTGAGTATCGAACCAACCTACAAGTGACGAGCTTCATTTTGGCAGGCCTCCTGACTTTCATCATTGGTGCATTGACGGTGAGCTTCAAATCGTATCAGGCTGCCAGTTCCAATCCGGTAAAGACATTGAGGGCAGAGTAAACCGATCCGAAACCCTAAGAAACTTTAGGCCTTAGCGAAAGCCTTATCGGTTTCGGAAATATTCTGATTAATTGAACGCCCGGTAATCTGCCGGGCGCATTCTTTTTACGAAATTCAACCAAACACAAAAACAATCTGTCCCCTCCCATGTTGATTTGAGTACAAATCAGCACCACTCATCCTACCATTCTATACTATCATTAAAAAAAGTAGCACTTCCTGAACTTTTTAAGTCGCTATGCGTTTTGATAGCAATACTATCGTAAACGATATAGAGCTATCTTGCTATGACCATCCTGCAACTGCGGTTAAATCCGAACCTTTACCTCAAGGATCCACAATCCACTGACCTGGGACGAAAGATCATCCAGCAAAGTGTGTCCATGATCGATGAAATGGGTTTTGAAGCCTTTACCTTCAAAAAACTATCAGTAGCGATTGAATCCACAGAAGCTTCCATCTATCGCTATTTTGAAAACAAACATAAGCTGCTGATCTACCTCATCGCCTGGTACTGGAGTTGGTTGGAGCACCTCATCACTTTCAAAACCAATAACATTCCTTCTGCCGAGGAGCGTTTATTGATCGCATTGAAGACGATTACTGATAAGAAGGAGCAAGACGCCAACTTTCCTGACATTGACGAGCCGGCATTGCAACGCATCGTCATTGCAGAGTCAGACAAGACTTATCTGACGCGAGAGGTCGATGAAGACAATAAAGATGGACTCTTCCTGGGTTACAAATCACTCTGCAAGAAGATCAGTAGTATCATTCTGGAGATCAACAAGGACTTTCCTTACCCAAATTCATTGGTGAGTACTTGCCTGGAGGCCTCCAATCAGCAGATCTTTTTCGCAGAACACCTCCCTACCCTATCTGAAATGCGGGATTCGAAAGATCCCTACACCGATAATTTTGAATTTCTCAAAACACTGGTATTAAAAGCAATTAGTAACTGATATGAATAATCAGACCATCCGGCAAATCCTCCACGAGAGCGCACAATTGCTCAACATGGACCTGGATAGCAGTGTGCTTAAGGCGACCGATGACTTGCTCCGACGATATCATATCGACGAATTAGGGGAATTCATCAGGGACTTGACCAACATTGCGAATAATACGGGGATTGTTTTCATCAAGAAAGAGATTGAACCAAAGGAATTTGAAGTTTTTGTAGAGAACTTCGATTCTCCAATGGTCATTTTCATCTGGAAAGATGATACGCCGATCCCGGCCATTGTCAATACCAACAAAAAAGACAACAAGAAGATCACCCTGTTGTTTCCCGAACGAAATGAGGTACGCAACTGGGAAGACGTCAATGAAAAACAGATCCTACGTACGGATGCTGGCGATTTGGTCTTTCTTTCCGTCTTTGCTTACAACAGTGTGGTTGGCAGTGACATGGGCGAAGGTGAGATAGAAAAACTTTCCCCTGTCCAAAGGTTATTCAGGCTGCTGCGCGCAGACAAGCGTGACATCTTTTATGTCTATGTCTATGCCCTGATCATTGGGGTGACTAGTTTGATCCTGCCGCTGGGGATACAGGCTGCCATTGAATTGATCTCTGGAGGGGTTTTCTTCAGTTCGGTCTATTTTCTGATCACTATCATCATTCTAGGTGTATTGGGATCAGGGTTACTCCAGGTACTACAGATTACGATTGTGGAATACTTGCAAAGGAGGGTGTTTACCAAAGCAGCCTTTGAATTTGCATTCCGGGTACCCAGGATCAAAATGGAAGCGGTATTGCACTTGCATTTTCCTGAATTAATGAATCGGTTCTTCGACGTACTGACCATTCAAAAGGGATTACCCAAGCTCTTGATCGACTTGTCTACGGGTATCATCCAAATTTTGTTTGGCCTTTTATTGCTATCGTTCTATCACCCATTCTTCGTCTTCTTTGGCCTATTCCTAATGGTGATTCTGTTTCTCATCTTCTATTTAACAGGTCCAAAAGGGTTGCAATCTTCGATCGTGGAATCGAAGTATAAATACAAAGCGGTGTACTGGCTGGAGGAACTGGCACGTGCACTGTACAGCTTCAAATTATCCGGAAGTACCGACCTTCCAATTAAGAAAACCGACTACTTCGTCAACAACTACTTAAAGAACAGAAGGAAGCACTTCCGCGTCCTGATTACGCAATATTCATACGTATTACTTTTCAAAGCAGTAGTAACGGCGGGTTTGCTGATCATCGGTACGATTCTGGTGGTTCAGCGAGAAATTACCCTTGGTCAATTTGTAGCCTCGGAGGTGATCATCATCCTCATCCTGAACTCAGTGGAGAAAATCATCATGTACATGGACGTGGTTTATGACATGCTCACGGCCGTAGATAAAATCTCTCATGTGACAGATTTGCCCCTTGAAACCACTGGAGGCATCGACATCCCAACCAATCCGGATGTTCCTTATCAAGGATTTACCATAGACGTCCGCAATCTCTCATATACCTATCCGGGCACCAGGCAATCTTCGATCAGGAACATCAACATGACGATACCGAGTGGCCAACGAATT
This DNA window, taken from Cytophagales bacterium, encodes the following:
- a CDS encoding ATP-binding cassette domain-containing protein; translated protein: MNNQTIRQILHESAQLLNMDLDSSVLKATDDLLRRYHIDELGEFIRDLTNIANNTGIVFIKKEIEPKEFEVFVENFDSPMVIFIWKDDTPIPAIVNTNKKDNKKITLLFPERNEVRNWEDVNEKQILRTDAGDLVFLSVFAYNSVVGSDMGEGEIEKLSPVQRLFRLLRADKRDIFYVYVYALIIGVTSLILPLGIQAAIELISGGVFFSSVYFLITIIILGVLGSGLLQVLQITIVEYLQRRVFTKAAFEFAFRVPRIKMEAVLHLHFPELMNRFFDVLTIQKGLPKLLIDLSTGIIQILFGLLLLSFYHPFFVFFGLFLMVILFLIFYLTGPKGLQSSIVESKYKYKAVYWLEELARALYSFKLSGSTDLPIKKTDYFVNNYLKNRRKHFRVLITQYSYVLLFKAVVTAGLLIIGTILVVQREITLGQFVASEVIIILILNSVEKIIMYMDVVYDMLTAVDKISHVTDLPLETTGGIDIPTNPDVPYQGFTIDVRNLSYTYPGTRQSSIRNINMTIPSGQRICISGVGGSGKNTLTNTIAGMYSQFDGSVTYNKYSLRDLDRVHLRDRIGKNVSAEDIFEGTILENILVGKPFAEEMAAIEALELVGLQDKINSLPDGLNTPMLSAGKGFSQTFIQKLILARCLAKRPNVLILNDMFGAFSKNERLKLIQTLTEPSHPWTLILVSNDPLIMAACDRTVYLSKGEILVDGPVDQVLSNEEVVKNLN
- a CDS encoding TetR/AcrR family transcriptional regulator, whose protein sequence is MTILQLRLNPNLYLKDPQSTDLGRKIIQQSVSMIDEMGFEAFTFKKLSVAIESTEASIYRYFENKHKLLIYLIAWYWSWLEHLITFKTNNIPSAEERLLIALKTITDKKEQDANFPDIDEPALQRIVIAESDKTYLTREVDEDNKDGLFLGYKSLCKKISSIILEINKDFPYPNSLVSTCLEASNQQIFFAEHLPTLSEMRDSKDPYTDNFEFLKTLVLKAISN